The sequence below is a genomic window from Flavobacterium lipolyticum.
AATTAGAACCAGAGCAGGTGCCACAACAATTACGGCTCCTGATTTGACACTGGATTTTATCTTAAATGAAAGAGGAAGAGAGTTGTTTTGGGAATGTCACAGGAGAACCGATTTGATTCGTTTTGGAAAATTCACAGGAGGATCTAAAATTTGGCAGTGGAAAGGCGGAGTTATGAACGGAAGTGCTACAGATCCTTCCAGAGATTTAATGCCAATTCCTTTAAAAACGATTCAGGCAAATCCAACTTTAAAACAAAACCCAGGATACTAATTAACTATATAAAATTATAATCAAATGAAAAATATATATAAAATTTTAATCGCATTCGTTGGTGTATTAGCGGTATCGTGTAACGCAGATGATGTACAGGACAGACCTGTAATTGAAGCGGCAACTGCACCGGTTTTATTAACTCCAAAATCAGATTTTAGTATTGTGCTTCAGAATACAAATGCAGCAAATGCAGCAACAACATTTGTATGGGACGATGCTCAGTATAATGGAACTAAGACTGTTGTTACTTATAGTTTGGAAATGGCTGCTGCAGGAACTAACTTTAAAACTCCTACAGTAGTGGCTACGACAACCGATAAATTTAAAAGTTTTACGGTTGCAGACCTTAATACAGCTTGTTTAAATGCTGGTTTTGCTCCGTTTAAGGCAGCTCAGATTGATGTACGTGTTAAATCTTCTGTGGGAACAACAGGTTCAGTAAGTCAGGTTTCAAATTCCTATACAATTACAGCGACTCCTTATCCGGCTTGGCCAAATTGGGGGATTATTGGTTCTGCAACTCCTAACGGATGGAGTGACCCTGATACCAATTTAGATTATGATTTAAGTACTAAAAAATATTCTTATGTTGGACCATTAACAGTAGGTGAAATCAAATTTAGACTAGATGATTCATGGGGTACTAATTATGGAGATGATGGTAATGATTTGACATTAGATGCCGGAGGTGCTAATATTCCAATTACAGTAGCCGGAAATTATACTATTGTTATCGATTTTACTGCAAAAACTTATACTATCAAAAAGAACTAAGTTTTTTTATTATAACGGGGCTATCTACAATAAGATAGCCCTTTTTTAGTCAAGCTAACTAACCAATCAACCACATTATGAAAAAAACTTTACTATGGATCACATTTTTGTGGTCTGTGGCTGCTTTTGCCCAAATGCAAACAGTAAGCCACTCTGTAAGTCCGTCAACTTTTGAAGAGACTACATCCATTACCATCACCATTAACGGTACAAGTGTTGATGAAGGCAGCTGGGGAATTACCGACCATTCCTTGTACATGTGGGCCTGGGCTTTTGATACCAACGATACTACTCAGAAGGGAAGTCCGGACAATGGTTCCTGGGATGCTTCAAGCGAAGCGAGTAAGTTTACCTATAATCCGGGTACAGATACGTATACCAAAACCATTACACCAACAGTTTATTATAACACCACAGGGATTGGAAGAATTGGGTTTTTAATAAAAACCAAAAATGGAAATGGCGATAAAAAATCGCAGGATATTTTAGTAGAAGTAGGCAGCTTTCAGGTCACTTTGACTTCGCCTATAGAAAACAGTGCATCAATTATAACAGCAGGAGCTAATTTTGATATTGCAGTTACCAATACAAACGGTGCAGCAAGTTATTCCTTAAAGGCAAACGGAACGGTGATTAATACCAACCCAAGTACCGCAACTTATTCCTATTCTCATATTGGGATTACCAACAATCAGAGTTACGAATTGAGTATCACTCAGGCCGGAACCACGATAGTAAAAAAGTTTTCGGTTGTGGTAAATCCGAATACGGTTTTAGAAGCAATGCCAGCGGGCTTGACAGAGGGAATAAACTACAATCAGACCGATGTCACAAAAGCTACTTTGGTTTTGGATGCGCCTTTAAAAGACTTTGTATACGTTGCAGGAAGCTTCAATAACTGGCTGCC
It includes:
- a CDS encoding SusE domain-containing protein — translated: MKNIYKILIAFVGVLAVSCNADDVQDRPVIEAATAPVLLTPKSDFSIVLQNTNAANAATTFVWDDAQYNGTKTVVTYSLEMAAAGTNFKTPTVVATTTDKFKSFTVADLNTACLNAGFAPFKAAQIDVRVKSSVGTTGSVSQVSNSYTITATPYPAWPNWGIIGSATPNGWSDPDTNLDYDLSTKKYSYVGPLTVGEIKFRLDDSWGTNYGDDGNDLTLDAGGANIPITVAGNYTIVIDFTAKTYTIKKN